In the Prochlorococcus sp. MIT 1307 genome, one interval contains:
- a CDS encoding DEAD/DEAH box helicase, whose amino-acid sequence MTNTKAHEDFSCYVDLNMEKLNDSKPEGHSTNDQHLEDKMSKDKVLQEKADSRNIIKNNFEGFGFSDALLETIKLKGYKEPSPIQKAAIPELMLGRDLVGQAQTGTGKTAAFALPLIERLKKEHKHPQILVLTPTRELAMQVADSFRAYAAGHPHLKILAVYGGADFRSQINTLKRGVDVIVGTPGRVMDHMRQKTLTTADLECLVLDEADEMLRMGFIDDVEWILDQLPNKRQLILFSATMPSEIRRLSKRYLNEPAEITIKSCAQEARLIKQSFITVKNTHKIEAVKRVLEARSGQGVIIFVRTKMITLSVAEALEASGHEVAVLNGDVPQTQRERTVERLRNGNINILVATDVAARGLDVERVGLVVNYDMPFDSEAYIHRIGRTGRAGRNGEAILFVNPRERHFLSNLERAVGQPIEQMAIPSNNDINKSRIERLHAQLLKAAKEGRDHDEETTLFNELIKNVGEELKIDSDKIALAAISLAVGPNPLLVHEDEDWLKQFAQGNRSDERREKRNHSRRRTDRDTHHSDNNMESFRVAVGHRDRVKPGNLVGAIANETGLKGRMIGRIQIFQSHSLIDLPKGMPEDIFKDLKKLRVMNRELQISRNSQQ is encoded by the coding sequence ATGACTAATACAAAAGCGCATGAGGACTTTTCATGTTATGTAGATCTCAACATGGAAAAGCTCAACGATTCCAAACCTGAAGGCCACTCAACTAATGATCAGCACTTAGAAGATAAAATGTCCAAAGATAAAGTTCTGCAAGAGAAAGCCGACTCCAGAAATATCATCAAAAACAATTTCGAAGGTTTCGGATTCAGTGATGCACTCCTAGAAACAATCAAATTGAAAGGTTACAAGGAACCTTCACCCATTCAAAAGGCGGCTATACCTGAACTGATGCTAGGGCGAGATTTGGTAGGACAAGCCCAGACCGGGACAGGTAAAACTGCCGCTTTTGCTCTACCGCTAATAGAACGATTAAAGAAGGAACACAAACATCCTCAGATTCTAGTGCTCACACCTACTCGTGAGCTGGCTATGCAAGTTGCAGATTCTTTCCGAGCATATGCAGCAGGTCATCCTCATCTGAAAATCTTGGCAGTTTACGGAGGTGCTGACTTCCGGTCTCAAATCAATACTCTTAAAAGGGGGGTAGACGTCATTGTTGGTACTCCTGGTCGAGTAATGGACCACATGCGTCAAAAAACACTTACTACAGCTGACTTGGAATGTCTAGTCCTCGACGAAGCAGATGAGATGCTTCGAATGGGTTTTATAGATGATGTCGAATGGATACTTGATCAGTTGCCGAATAAGCGTCAACTTATTTTATTCTCTGCAACTATGCCTTCTGAGATAAGAAGGCTATCAAAACGCTACCTTAATGAGCCTGCAGAAATCACCATCAAATCTTGCGCACAAGAAGCCCGGCTAATTAAGCAAAGCTTTATAACTGTCAAAAATACTCACAAGATTGAAGCTGTCAAAAGAGTGCTTGAAGCGAGAAGTGGTCAAGGTGTAATCATTTTTGTACGCACAAAGATGATTACATTAAGTGTTGCCGAAGCACTGGAAGCTTCTGGTCATGAAGTCGCTGTTCTTAATGGTGATGTCCCTCAAACCCAACGCGAAAGGACAGTTGAACGTCTACGAAATGGCAATATTAATATTCTTGTCGCCACAGATGTAGCTGCTAGAGGCTTAGATGTTGAACGTGTCGGCCTTGTAGTTAACTACGACATGCCGTTCGATAGTGAAGCATATATTCACCGTATTGGTCGTACTGGAAGGGCTGGTAGGAATGGTGAGGCCATCCTTTTCGTAAATCCCAGGGAAAGACATTTCTTAAGCAACCTTGAAAGAGCGGTTGGTCAACCTATTGAGCAGATGGCAATACCCAGCAATAATGATATTAATAAGAGCCGAATCGAAAGACTTCATGCACAGCTCTTAAAGGCTGCAAAGGAGGGTAGAGATCACGACGAAGAAACAACCCTTTTTAATGAGCTAATTAAAAACGTAGGGGAAGAACTGAAGATAGATTCGGACAAAATTGCTCTTGCAGCAATAAGTCTTGCTGTTGGGCCTAATCCTTTACTAGTTCATGAAGATGAAGATTGGTTAAAACAATTTGCCCAAGGCAATCGCTCAGACGAGCGTCGAGAAAAGCGCAATCACTCACGACGAAGAACTGATAGAGACACGCATCATTCTGACAACAACATGGAATCATTCCGAGTCGCTGTTGGTCATCGTGACAGAGTCAAACCTGGCAATTTAGTTGGTGCTATAGCCAATGAGACTGGATTAAAAGGGCGAATGATTGGACGAATTCAAATTTTTCAATCTCATAGTTTAATAGACCTGCCAAAGGGTATGCCAGAAGATATCTTCAAGGACTTAAAAAAACTTAGAGTCATGAACAGAGAGTTGCAGATAAGTCGAAACAGCCAACAATGA
- a CDS encoding RNA-binding protein, with product MTIYIGNLSFQAEQEDLVDLFSQYGEVKKASLPLDRETGRKRGFAFVEMSQDADEQKAIDDLQDVEWMGRMIRVNKATPREGSRGGGGGGGGGRGGYGDNGNNRW from the coding sequence ATGACCATTTACATAGGAAACCTGTCTTTCCAGGCAGAGCAGGAAGATTTAGTTGACCTCTTCAGCCAATATGGGGAAGTAAAAAAAGCCAGTCTTCCCCTAGATCGCGAAACTGGAAGAAAGCGAGGGTTTGCCTTCGTTGAGATGAGTCAAGATGCAGATGAGCAAAAAGCAATAGATGATCTTCAGGATGTCGAATGGATGGGTCGAATGATACGTGTAAATAAAGCTACACCTCGTGAAGGATCACGTGGTGGCGGTGGCGGTGGTGGTGGTGGACGTGGCGGTTATGGCGATAATGGCAACAATCGCTGGTAA
- a CDS encoding ABC transporter ATP-binding protein, with protein MTIRTPSSKNPLLRLLSNLRSSRQLIFAATTCSILNKILDLAPPVLIGLSVDVVVREQTSWLAGLGFKSVPSQLGILAFISFLIWSAESLFEYLYGFLWRNLAQTTQHTLRIKAYSHLQKLEMAFFEGDSSGRLMTVLNDDINQLERFLDHGANQILQLIVTVIVVGGAMAIIAPGVAFLSFLPIPFILWGSINFQKKLAPRYREVRNRAGDIAARLSNNLGGMLTIKSFTTESWELERIREESEAYRRSNRKAIKLSAAFIPLIRFAILFAFLSILVIGGLQAWRGELAIGTYSFLVFITQRLLWPLTTLGNTLDEYQRSMASTNRVLDLIDTPITISSGLKNILPNEIIGTIEFKEVNFNYSDRLVILDKFNLQIPAGKTIGIVGPTGSGKSTLVKLLLRLYKLNSGEIKLDGHLIESLNLKDLRRCIALVSQDVYLFHGTIEENIAYGNKNVSKEKIINAAKLAEAAEFIDCLPEKYKTLVGERGQKLSGGQRQRIALARAILKDAPILILDEATAAVDNETEAAIQRSLEKITKNRTTIVIAHRLSTVRNADKIVVLEKGKVVEVGRHEMLLDMNGSYADLWRVQAGLQSKDLLT; from the coding sequence ATGACTATTCGAACACCATCATCAAAGAATCCGCTTCTTAGACTATTAAGCAATCTAAGGAGCTCTCGCCAACTAATTTTTGCAGCAACAACTTGTTCCATTTTAAACAAAATTTTAGACCTCGCTCCACCTGTTCTAATAGGACTTTCAGTCGATGTTGTCGTTCGCGAGCAAACCTCTTGGTTGGCTGGTCTAGGGTTTAAATCTGTTCCTAGTCAGCTAGGTATTCTTGCTTTTATTTCCTTCTTAATATGGAGTGCGGAATCTTTATTTGAATACCTTTATGGTTTTCTTTGGCGTAACTTAGCTCAAACGACACAACACACCCTAAGAATAAAAGCTTATAGCCACCTCCAAAAATTAGAGATGGCTTTTTTCGAAGGTGATAGTTCAGGGCGACTAATGACAGTTCTTAATGATGATATTAATCAACTAGAAAGATTCTTAGATCATGGTGCAAATCAAATCCTTCAATTAATAGTCACCGTTATAGTTGTCGGTGGAGCAATGGCAATTATTGCTCCAGGAGTTGCTTTTCTTTCATTCCTTCCCATCCCTTTTATTCTCTGGGGGTCAATTAATTTCCAAAAAAAACTAGCACCTAGGTATCGGGAGGTAAGAAATCGAGCAGGAGATATTGCAGCTCGGCTCAGCAACAATCTAGGTGGAATGCTCACTATTAAAAGCTTCACAACAGAGAGTTGGGAGTTAGAACGTATTAGAGAAGAAAGTGAGGCATACCGTAGAAGTAATCGCAAAGCAATAAAGCTTTCTGCCGCCTTCATACCTCTCATCCGTTTTGCAATACTTTTTGCATTTCTTTCAATCCTAGTAATTGGAGGATTGCAAGCCTGGAGAGGAGAACTAGCAATAGGCACGTATAGTTTTCTAGTGTTTATTACCCAAAGGCTTCTTTGGCCACTTACTACTCTAGGCAACACTCTTGACGAATACCAACGATCAATGGCTTCGACAAATAGGGTTTTAGATTTAATAGATACACCTATAACTATTTCAAGTGGATTGAAAAATATTCTGCCAAATGAAATAATTGGAACGATAGAGTTCAAAGAAGTTAATTTTAATTATAGTGATCGTTTAGTAATACTTGATAAGTTTAACTTACAAATACCAGCAGGAAAAACAATTGGAATAGTAGGCCCAACTGGTTCAGGTAAGAGCACCCTAGTCAAACTTCTACTCAGACTGTATAAGTTAAATTCTGGCGAAATCAAACTTGATGGGCATCTAATTGAATCCCTTAATCTCAAAGATCTTCGTCGCTGTATTGCACTTGTTAGTCAAGATGTGTATCTCTTCCATGGAACAATTGAAGAGAATATTGCCTATGGAAATAAAAATGTAAGTAAAGAAAAAATTATAAATGCAGCTAAATTAGCTGAGGCAGCAGAATTTATAGATTGTCTTCCAGAAAAGTACAAAACACTTGTAGGAGAAAGAGGGCAAAAGCTTTCAGGTGGTCAAAGACAAAGAATTGCTCTAGCAAGAGCAATTTTGAAGGATGCACCAATTTTAATTTTAGATGAAGCCACTGCCGCCGTTGACAATGAAACTGAAGCCGCGATACAACGTTCTCTTGAAAAAATAACAAAGAATAGGACTACTATTGTCATAGCTCATAGACTAAGTACTGTTAGGAATGCCGACAAAATTGTAGTTTTAGAAAAAGGAAAAGTCGTTGAAGTAGGAAGGCATGAAATGCTTTTAGATATGAATGGTTCATATGCAGACTTATGGAGGGTCCAGGCCGGATTACAAAGTAAAGATTTGCTCACTTAA
- the psbP gene encoding photosystem II reaction center PsbP, whose translation MLGTFRSWMSLGVTLLLVVFLTSCGGGNLASGFNSFQSTDGRYGFLYPNGWTRVAVSGGPKVVFHDLINSDETLSLVVSEVGADVELEELGSPEAVGERLMLEVIAPEGTGREADLVAANKREDFDHTFYDLEYSVHLQDRDRHELATVVVDRGYLYTLAASTNEIRWTKVRNIFERSITSFRFLI comes from the coding sequence ATGTTAGGAACCTTTCGTTCTTGGATGAGTTTGGGAGTGACTCTTTTGCTGGTTGTTTTTTTGACTTCCTGTGGAGGAGGGAACCTGGCCTCAGGCTTTAATTCCTTTCAAAGTACAGATGGGCGCTATGGATTTCTTTATCCCAATGGATGGACCAGAGTTGCTGTAAGTGGAGGTCCAAAAGTGGTTTTTCATGATCTCATCAATAGTGATGAAACTCTTAGTTTGGTTGTTTCAGAAGTAGGGGCGGATGTCGAACTAGAGGAACTTGGCAGTCCTGAAGCAGTTGGAGAAAGATTAATGCTAGAAGTGATTGCGCCTGAAGGAACAGGTAGAGAGGCTGATTTGGTTGCAGCAAATAAGCGTGAGGACTTTGATCACACTTTTTACGATTTGGAATACTCTGTCCACCTTCAAGATCGAGACAGGCATGAGCTTGCAACAGTTGTTGTTGATCGAGGATATTTATATACTCTTGCAGCGAGTACCAATGAGATTAGGTGGACTAAAGTCAGAAATATATTTGAACGCTCTATTACTTCATTTAGATTTCTTATTTAA
- the recR gene encoding recombination mediator RecR: protein MSGFTRPLARLIEQFEQLPGIGSRTAQRLALYLLRQPEEKILAFSNALLNAKSQVGQCQKCFHLSAEPECEICSNIERNKDQLCVVAESRDLIALERTREYKGIYHVLGGLISPMDGIGPEILHISSLVKRVDKNDIKEVILALTPSVEGDTTSLYLARLLRPFTKVSRIAYGLPMGSELEYADEVTLTRALEGRRAMD, encoded by the coding sequence CTGAGCGGATTTACGCGACCACTTGCTCGACTTATAGAGCAATTTGAACAGTTACCTGGGATTGGTTCAAGAACAGCCCAAAGGCTTGCTTTGTATTTATTGCGTCAACCTGAAGAAAAAATTCTTGCTTTTTCTAATGCCCTACTAAATGCTAAAAGCCAAGTTGGACAATGCCAAAAATGTTTCCATCTCAGTGCTGAGCCCGAATGTGAAATCTGTAGCAACATTGAAAGGAACAAAGATCAACTTTGTGTAGTTGCTGAATCTCGTGATCTAATAGCGCTAGAACGAACACGAGAATACAAAGGGATCTATCACGTCCTAGGAGGACTAATCTCACCAATGGATGGCATAGGGCCAGAAATATTGCATATATCAAGCCTAGTCAAAAGGGTCGATAAGAACGATATCAAAGAAGTTATTCTTGCGCTTACTCCTAGTGTCGAAGGTGATACAACAAGTCTATATCTAGCTCGCCTGCTAAGGCCTTTTACTAAAGTAAGTCGTATCGCCTACGGCCTTCCTATGGGGAGTGAGCTGGAATACGCAGATGAAGTCACGCTAACACGTGCTCTTGAAGGTCGTAGGGCAATGGATTAA
- the lipA gene encoding lipoyl synthase has product MTTQSRQSQFSRIPPKERLPKWIKPSIGRVSELEKVQGLVKKYRLNTICEEGRCPNRGECYAAGTATFLLGGSICTRSCSFCQVDKGSPNKNIDYLEAERIANAVFQMGLRYVVLTSVARDDLSDHGASLFCKTMKEIRKLNTEIDIEVLTPDFWGGGANKTHSINKQRERLMEVLRAKPVCFNHNLETVERLQKEVRRGATYTRSLGLLKAARELAPNIPTKSGLMLGLGETKEEIIKTLEDLRSVDCQYLTLGQYLRPSLAHIPVAHYWEPKDFVVFASEAKKLGFKRINSGPLVRSSYHAEES; this is encoded by the coding sequence ATGACTACTCAGAGTAGACAATCTCAATTTAGCCGCATTCCTCCAAAGGAGCGGTTACCCAAATGGATCAAACCATCTATTGGAAGAGTCTCGGAATTAGAAAAAGTACAAGGCCTTGTCAAGAAATATCGTCTTAACACTATCTGCGAAGAAGGGCGTTGTCCTAATCGTGGAGAATGTTATGCAGCAGGCACAGCAACCTTTTTACTTGGAGGGTCGATCTGCACTAGAAGTTGTTCATTCTGTCAGGTCGATAAAGGGAGTCCTAATAAAAATATCGACTACTTAGAAGCTGAACGAATAGCAAATGCTGTTTTTCAGATGGGTCTTCGTTATGTAGTCCTTACATCGGTTGCACGAGATGACTTATCTGATCATGGGGCAAGCCTCTTTTGCAAAACCATGAAGGAGATACGCAAACTAAATACTGAAATAGACATTGAAGTTTTAACACCCGATTTCTGGGGAGGTGGTGCTAACAAAACACACTCAATTAACAAGCAAAGAGAACGCCTAATGGAAGTGCTTCGGGCGAAGCCAGTATGTTTCAACCACAATCTGGAAACAGTTGAGCGGCTCCAAAAAGAAGTTAGGCGAGGAGCAACTTACACGAGGTCACTTGGTCTATTAAAAGCAGCGAGGGAGTTAGCACCAAACATCCCTACCAAATCTGGCCTAATGCTTGGGTTAGGAGAAACTAAAGAAGAAATAATAAAAACACTAGAAGACCTCAGGTCTGTGGATTGTCAATACCTAACTTTGGGGCAATATTTACGGCCTTCACTTGCGCATATTCCAGTAGCTCATTATTGGGAGCCCAAAGACTTCGTAGTTTTTGCCAGTGAAGCAAAGAAGCTAGGCTTCAAAAGAATAAATAGTGGACCATTGGTAAGAAGTAGTTATCACGCAGAAGAAAGCTAA
- a CDS encoding rhodanese-related sulfurtransferase — MKNPEEVLPADKLQVAAFYCFIPIEEETIDILLTQLTKNALQGQVRGTILLAGEGVNGTICGPSEGVVSLLENLRQSVFGMTLEVKVSWTDTQAFRRFKARRKSEIVTMGVAGIDPLKSVGAYVNPFNWNTYLSDPDTLVIDTRNEYEIGIGSFQGAINPNTNTFRDFPAWVDASLPWIVEQRGPKRIAMFCTGGIRCEKATSYLLQKGFKDVHHLQGGILRYLEEVPEEESLWDGECFVFDKRVAVNHKLQPGQHTMCHACGMPLARKELQTSTYIHGVQCSHCKDRYTDQDRGRFAERQRQIDERSKNSQKTFPRKSL; from the coding sequence ATGAAGAATCCCGAAGAAGTTCTTCCTGCTGATAAACTTCAAGTTGCAGCTTTTTATTGCTTTATTCCTATAGAAGAGGAGACAATTGATATTTTATTGACTCAGCTTACTAAGAATGCTCTTCAAGGGCAAGTACGAGGGACAATTCTGCTGGCTGGAGAAGGAGTAAATGGGACTATTTGTGGACCGAGCGAAGGGGTTGTTTCTTTGCTCGAGAATTTACGGCAATCAGTTTTCGGAATGACCTTAGAAGTCAAGGTAAGTTGGACTGATACTCAGGCTTTTCGTCGTTTCAAAGCGCGTAGGAAGTCTGAAATCGTTACTATGGGTGTAGCAGGGATAGATCCTCTTAAGTCTGTAGGCGCATATGTAAACCCTTTTAACTGGAATACCTACCTTAGTGATCCAGATACTTTGGTAATTGACACTCGCAATGAATATGAGATAGGGATTGGGAGCTTTCAGGGTGCAATCAATCCCAACACTAATACTTTTCGCGACTTCCCTGCTTGGGTAGATGCCAGTTTGCCTTGGATTGTCGAACAAAGAGGTCCAAAGCGTATTGCTATGTTTTGTACGGGAGGCATACGTTGTGAGAAAGCAACTTCTTATTTACTCCAAAAGGGTTTTAAAGATGTGCACCATCTCCAGGGAGGGATATTGAGATATCTGGAGGAAGTCCCTGAGGAAGAGAGCCTATGGGATGGGGAGTGTTTTGTTTTTGACAAAAGAGTTGCGGTGAATCACAAGCTTCAGCCTGGGCAGCACACCATGTGCCATGCCTGTGGAATGCCCTTGGCGCGAAAGGAACTTCAGACCTCAACCTATATTCATGGTGTTCAATGCTCACACTGTAAAGATCGATATACAGATCAGGACAGGGGTCGTTTTGCGGAGAGGCAAAGACAGATTGATGAAAGATCTAAAAACTCTCAAAAAACATTTCCTAGAAAAAGCTTGTGA